Proteins encoded in a region of the Orcinus orca chromosome 8, mOrcOrc1.1, whole genome shotgun sequence genome:
- the IL18 gene encoding interleukin-18 isoform X1: MAAEPVEDNCISFVEMKFINNTLYFVAESDEDLESDYFGKLEPKFSVIRNLNDQVLFINQESQPVFEDMPDSDCSDNAPQTIFIICMYKDSLTRGLAVTISVHCKKIFTLSCKNKILSFKEMSPPDNIDDEGNDIIFFQRSVPGHDDKIQFESSLYKGYFLACKKENDLFKLILKNKDENGDKSVMFTVQNKN; encoded by the exons ATGGCTGCTGAACCAGTAGAAGACAATTGCATCAGCTTTGTGGAAATGAAATTTATTAACAATACACTTTACTTTGTAG ctGAAAGTGATG AAGACCTGGAATCAGATTACTTTGGCAAGCTTGAACCTAAGTTCTCAGTCATACGAAATTTGAACGACCAAGTTCTCTTCATTAACCAGGAAAGTCAACCCGTCTTTGAGGATATGCCTGATTCTGACTGttcag ATAATGCACCCCAGACCATATttatcatatgtatgtataaagacAGCCTCACTAGAGGTCTGGCAGTAACCATCTCTGTGCACTGTAAGAAAATTTTTACCCTCTCCTGTAAGAACAAAATTCTTTCCTTTAAG gaAATGAGTCCTCCTGATAATATTGATGATGAAGGAAATGACATCATATTCTTTCAGAGAAGTGTTCCAGGACATGATGATAAGATACAGTTTGAGTCTTCATTGTACAAAGGATACTTTCTAGCCTGTAAAAAAGAGAATGACCTTTTCAaactcattttgaaaaataaggatgAAAATGGAGATAAATCTGTAATGTTCACTGTTCAAAACAAGAACTAG
- the IL18 gene encoding interleukin-18 isoform X2: MAAEPVEDNCISFVEMKFINNTLYFVEDLESDYFGKLEPKFSVIRNLNDQVLFINQESQPVFEDMPDSDCSDNAPQTIFIICMYKDSLTRGLAVTISVHCKKIFTLSCKNKILSFKEMSPPDNIDDEGNDIIFFQRSVPGHDDKIQFESSLYKGYFLACKKENDLFKLILKNKDENGDKSVMFTVQNKN; this comes from the exons ATGGCTGCTGAACCAGTAGAAGACAATTGCATCAGCTTTGTGGAAATGAAATTTATTAACAATACACTTTACTTTGTAG AAGACCTGGAATCAGATTACTTTGGCAAGCTTGAACCTAAGTTCTCAGTCATACGAAATTTGAACGACCAAGTTCTCTTCATTAACCAGGAAAGTCAACCCGTCTTTGAGGATATGCCTGATTCTGACTGttcag ATAATGCACCCCAGACCATATttatcatatgtatgtataaagacAGCCTCACTAGAGGTCTGGCAGTAACCATCTCTGTGCACTGTAAGAAAATTTTTACCCTCTCCTGTAAGAACAAAATTCTTTCCTTTAAG gaAATGAGTCCTCCTGATAATATTGATGATGAAGGAAATGACATCATATTCTTTCAGAGAAGTGTTCCAGGACATGATGATAAGATACAGTTTGAGTCTTCATTGTACAAAGGATACTTTCTAGCCTGTAAAAAAGAGAATGACCTTTTCAaactcattttgaaaaataaggatgAAAATGGAGATAAATCTGTAATGTTCACTGTTCAAAACAAGAACTAG